One region of Tamandua tetradactyla isolate mTamTet1 chromosome 6, mTamTet1.pri, whole genome shotgun sequence genomic DNA includes:
- the LOC143685741 gene encoding mitotic-spindle organizing protein 2B-like → MSDIWMGGGWVHLENSFPEVPYKPQKLALRRKKVLSAEEMELYELAQAAGCAIDPDVFKILVDLLKLNVALLAIFQMLKSMCAGQRLASETPDPPDPAAMPLPASSMPEMRGRNKGSAAVGGAPVLAERSSREGSSQRRPRQPSATWLPKGGGPGKSPTWGST, encoded by the exons ATGTCAGATATTTggatggggggtgggtgggtgcaccTGGAGAATTCCTTTCCAGAGGTG CCGTATAAGCCGCAAAAGCTGGCGCTGCGGCGGAAGAAGGTACTGAGTGCTGAGGAGATGGAGCTATACGAGCTGGCGCAGGCGGCGGGCTGCGCCATCGACCCCGACGTGTTCAAGATTCTGGTGGACCTGCTGAAGCTGAATGTGGCCCTCCTCGCCATCTTCCAGATGCTCAAGTCCATGTGTGCCGGGCAGAGGCTGGCGAGTGAGACCCCAGACCCCCCAGACCCCGCGGCCATGCCTCTGCCCGCATCCAGCATGCCGGAGATGCGAGGGAGAAATAAGGGCAGTGCTGCTGTCGGCGGAGCCCCAGTTCTGGCAGAGCGGAGCAGCCGGGAAGGATCAAGCCAGAGGAGGCCCCGCCAGCCCAGTGCCACCTGGCTGCCCAAGGGTGGAGGGCCGGGAAAAAGCCCCACTTGGGGCAGCACCTAG